In one window of Saprospiraceae bacterium DNA:
- a CDS encoding polyphosphate polymerase domain-containing protein — MRYEFKYLVPVEQYESLRGAVLPFLRPDGFAAMQPDGRYTVRSIYFDTPGFEMYHTKVDGVAHRMKVRLRGYNRGDASSRVFMEIKRKYESPILKNRCEAPYRAVLQLFKRQPLDGLHDVLSDPDNARRFFYQILSRNLRPVVNVIYEREPYLGIHFNPENDFRLTFDLHLRSVAYPSVEKLFHESGTQFAFPGFFIMEVKFNRYCPAWIKPMLEDFQLRKEPASKYVGAINANPFIKPSRFNDAFAKSAFL, encoded by the coding sequence ATGCGTTACGAATTCAAATACTTAGTCCCGGTCGAGCAATACGAGTCGCTGCGTGGCGCGGTGTTGCCTTTTCTGCGTCCCGATGGCTTTGCCGCCATGCAGCCGGATGGGCGGTACACGGTGCGCAGCATTTACTTCGACACGCCGGGTTTTGAGATGTACCACACCAAAGTGGATGGCGTGGCCCACCGCATGAAAGTGCGGCTGCGGGGCTACAACCGGGGCGATGCGTCGAGTCGTGTTTTCATGGAAATAAAGCGCAAGTACGAAAGCCCCATCCTGAAAAACCGTTGCGAAGCGCCTTACCGAGCCGTGTTGCAGCTATTCAAAAGGCAGCCGCTCGATGGGCTTCACGATGTGCTGAGCGACCCGGACAATGCCCGCCGTTTTTTTTACCAGATTTTGAGCCGCAACCTGCGCCCAGTAGTGAATGTGATTTACGAGCGTGAGCCATACCTCGGCATTCATTTCAACCCGGAAAACGACTTCCGGCTTACGTTCGATTTGCACCTGCGCAGCGTTGCCTATCCCTCGGTGGAAAAGTTGTTTCACGAATCGGGGACACAGTTTGCCTTTCCCGGCTTTTTCATCATGGAAGTAAAATTCAACCGCTATTGCCCTGCTTGGATAAAACCCATGTTGGAGGATTTTCAACTGCGCAAGGAACCGGCCTCCAAATATGTGGGAGCTATCAACGCCAACCCATTCATCAAGCCCAGTCGCTTCAACGATGCTTTCGCCAAAAGCGCATTTTTGTAA